TTTCATCTTGTGGCTTGTACCCGGTGCCTTTCAAACTGGTAAACTTTTTGGCCTAGGTGGGCTAAGAAAGGCAAGCCGATGGACCCATATTCATAATTCCCGTCGTTTAGAATACCGTCTTTGTTTACATATATGACGGCGCTTAACATGAATTCTACGTTTTGGGCTGAATCGGTGAAGTAGGCAACATCGGCTAGATAGCCGTGGGACATGCCTACTATATTATATATATGCAGGCTCCCTTGGGCAATTGCCTCCGGATTGCGGCCGTAATAGAGGTACTTTTTATACGCGTCGTAGAAACGCGGGGCAGTATAGAGGGAGAAACCGGAGCCGTGCGGGGTCTGATGCAGGTACTGGCGGAGGAAGGTATAGTCGGCGGCGGATAGGTTGAACTGCTGACTGGCTGGCGTGGCCGAGGGAAACAGGACGGAGCGAAGTATATCCGTAATGCTTTGCAGGGGCAGATAATTGGCAGTAGTGAAGTCGTAAGGCTTGTAGATGATCTGGCCGCCGGCTTGGTAGCCTCGTCCCTTGCTGATGCGCCCCAAAGGAAACCCCAAAGGGCTGGGATTAACCACCGCCGGCTGCTGATAAATAGCATGGCCGCTTTTGTCGTAAAAAGTAAACGGGTTGGTATGGCGATTGGCGCTAGTATCACAGGGGGCAAAACGACGGACGATGCGCGTCTCGGGATACCCGAGGGACCACAACCGCTCGTTGAGAGGACGCTGACCCAGAAATTCATACAGCCGGTTGTAAGCGCTGTTGTCGCTGACCAGTAGCATCCGCTTGACGTAATTGGCTACGGTATTGACCTGGTCGGAGTCGGCGGGGATTTGGTAGGGCACGGCGGTCTGGCAACGGAAGGCCGCGCCAATTGACAATGGACTGTTGCGCGTGAGACCGGGCTGGCGCAGCTGGTTGAGCTTTTCGAGCGCCAGCGCGGCCACGGGCAGCTTGACCAGGCTGGCGGGGTTGAAATACTGTCGGGCGTTGAGGCGAAAATTATGCTGGGTGAACTCCGGACGGTTTTGGGCGTCGCGCTTTATCTGGGTGTAGATGATCTGGACCTCGTAATCGTCCGCTCGCCCGATGATGGGCAGCAACTTCGGGTCGGAACGGAGCAGGCTGTCCAGCAAAGGGCTGTCCGCAGATTGCCGGGAAGCTGGCGGCACGGCTGACCCGGCCGGCAGCAGAGCAAGCAGCCCCAGACAACTCAAGGCGAGAAACAGGAAGCGCAAGGTGGGGAAAGGACGGGCCATAAGTGCAGGAAAGATACTCGCCCGACGCTGTTTGAGACTGGCTACTTACCCAAACGAGGCTCCAACCCTAGTGGTTGGAGCCTCGCCCAGATGAATACTAATAGTGTCGTGCTTAAATAGCCGGGGCCGTGCGGCGTTTGGCCAGCAGCAGGTTTGAGTCGTTCTGGCGCCAGTTGTAGCCCGTGCCGAACGGCAAAGGGCGGGGCCGGTGCAGCGAATCGGCATAGGCCTGGGTAAGGACGGGCTGATACTGCTTGGCAAACAGGTTGATGGGGCGCTTGTAGGTACCGTAGTAGGTAAAGCGCCAATCGGCGGGACGGAAATACTTCATGGCAATGCCCGAGTCGTCTTGCAGCACGTAGTTGCTACGCTCCAGAATCAGGTTGCGCACCTTGGAGAAGTAGCTTTTGTGCATCAGGTAAGTGGCCGATTTGACGTAGGTCGTGAGCGGGCCGAGGCTGCGCACGTACTTCAGGGCGGCTTCCTGGGTCACGCCCAGCTTCCAGTCGCTGAGGTCGGCGGAAAGGTAGACCACCGTTTTTTCGATTCCCTCTTTGCTGCGCAGTTTCACTTCCACGCCGGGCACCACCTTAAGGCCGGGCTTCTGCACCGTTGCCGAATCAGCGTCGGTGAGCTGGCCCTCGGGCGAGAGCTGGACGTAGCGCAGGGCCTCGACCTGGTGGTCGGTGCGGGAGGCAAACAGCAGCAGCAGCGGCACTACGCCCCCGATGTTGACCCGCTGGTTGGTTTTAGCGGCCGTTTTCAGGATGGAATTTGCCTTACTGATGGCATTGCTGTCCGGCTTTTTATTATTGAGCTCCACGGCCATGTCGTTGGTGCGGAAAAAGCTGAAGTTGAGCACCGACCACAACGACGCCTTCAGAGCCGGGTACAGCTTCGGGTTGGCCAACGTGCTTAGGCTGGGCACCGTGCCAATCGGCTCCAGGCCCATCAGCACGTAGGTCTGGCTGGTGGGAAACATCGTGACGACGTTCAGCAGGTCGGGGCCGCTGAAGGGGTAGAAGACCGTGGGGCTGCCGGCGCGCACCGAATCCAGCTCGGTGGCTGCCCACTGCTGAATCTTGCTGGTGCGGGTCTGGTGGTAGGTGACCCAGCTCTTATCGGCGTCGGCGGCAAAGGCCTGCCAGGCGGCGGAAGACGTCAGGGAACGAAGCTCACTTTGGCGGCTCACCCGGCTGCCGGCCATGTACGCGGCAATATCCTGCAGGCGAGTAGTATCGGGGGCAGGTAGCGCGGGGGCCACCGCCGCGGCTGAATCGGGGGCGGCGGGGGCAGCTACTTTGGCCGCGGCGGATTGCTCAACGGCCGGCTTTTTTTGCTCGGAGCAGGAAGCCAGCAATACGATAAGGGCCGGCAGCAACCGGATACGGGATAAACGCATGGAGTAGTGGAGAAAACGGAAGAATATCAGCGGGGGCAAATGTAAATAGTTCGGGCGGATAGCTGCTGGCCTTCAGACCGCCCTGAGCCGCCGACCCAGGAAATACACTCCCGCCCCTACTGCCAGCGTGGCCAAGCCATACAGGGACTCGGTGGGCTTGTCGCGCAGAATGAAGACGAGCGTCCAGCCGCTGAGGGCCAGAAACAGCAGCGGCGTAACGGGGTAGCCCCAGGCGCGGTAGGGCCGGGGCAGGTCGGGGCGGCGCACCCGGAGCACGAACAGGCCCAGCACCGTCAGGAAGGTGAACAAACTCAGGATAAAGCCCGCGTACAGCAGCACCTGCTCGAAAGTGGAGGTCAGAATGAATACCAGGGTGAGGAAGGTCTGGAGCAGCAGGGCCCGCACCGGAATGCCGTTGCGGCTAACCACGGCCAGGCCGCGCAGCGCGGGCAGGTCTTCGCCCATCACCTGGATAATGCGGGGGCCGGCAAAAATCATGGAGCTGACGGTAGACACCAGCAGCACGGCAATAACGGCACCCATCAGGCGGCCAATGGCTGGGCCGAAAATCTGGCTGGCGGCCACGTAGCCTACTTCCAGCTGGCCGGCCAGGCGCGGAATGGGCGTGCCGTAGAGAAAGACGAAATTGAGCCCTACATATAATAAGAGTACCACGGCCGTGCCCGCCAGCAAAATCCGGGGCAGGTTGCGCTGCGGATCGGCCACCTCGCCGGTGAGGTAGACGGCGGCATTCCAGCCCGAATAGGCATACGAGACATAGATAAGCGAAACGGCAAAGGCCGGGCTCAGCAGCTGCTGCCAGTCGGGCGCCTGGGGCAGAAACGCAATGGGCTGGGGCGCGGCTACTAGCCAGCCAGCCCCGATAAAAACAACCAGCACCGCCACTTTCACGGCCGTAACCACCACTTGCAGCCGGCTGCCGGCCTTGCTGCTGGCCGCGTGCACGGCCGTCAGCAGCAGCACTACCGCTACCGACAACGCCTGAGGCGGCACGGCGGGCCAGACGCTGGCCGCGTATTTTCCCAGGGCCATAGCCGCCAGAGCCGTGGGGGCCGCAAACCCGACCGTAGCCGACACCCAGCCGGAAAGAAAGCCCAGGGCCGGATGGTAAATCTGCGACAGGTAGTGGTACTCGCCGCCGGAGCGGGGCATGGCCGCGGCCAGCTCGCCGTAGCACAGGGCTCCGCACAAGGCAATCAGGCCGCCCACGGCCCAGAGCATGAGCAGGGCAAAGCCGCTTTGAATGCCGAGCACCTGAAACCCGAGACTGGTAAACACTCCGGTGCCGACCATGTTGGCAATAACAATGGCGGTACCGGTCAGGAAGCTGATTTTGTAGGGTTGGGCGCTGGTTTGCTCGGGCATGCAGTAGTCGTAACGAGGCCCAAAGATGCATATTCTGGCCGCCGCAGACCACCGCGCGGCATTTCAGTGGTACTTATAAACGCCAAGAAGCTCATCAGCGGGGGCCAATGAGCTTCTTTCGGACAGGGCAAATACAACTTCTACGCCTGCACCTTCGGGCGCTTGTAGAGCGGCACCGTGCTGCACGGCTCGCCGTACATAATGCTGGACGTGACGGGCAGCAGCTTCTGCATGATGGCCACGTAGGCGTAGGTCGGCACCGGAATGTTGCCGCAGCCTTTCACTACCACTTTCGCGTCGCGGAAATCCTCGGCGTTGATGGCGGCAATGGCCTCGTGAAACAGCTCCTGCTCCAGCGCCTCCAGGTCGCCGAACACGTAGCGGTGGGCGTGGTTCTGGAGCTTGGATGCCAGCAGCATGTAGGCCCAGGTGGGCACAATGGCGTCGGCTGAGCAGACGATGGCCACGTTTTTGCCGTCGTACTGGCTCCAGTCGTGGGTTTTGATGAACTCCCGGAAATCCTTTTCCCGCAGCATCAGCCCGTGGAAGAGGTTGTCCTTGATGTCATACACTACCCGCTCGCCGGGGTGGATAAACTCTTCCAGGTTCAGCGAGGTCAGGGCGCTTTGCGCGACGCGGTTGATGAGGTCTTCCATATACTTATAGAGTAGTTCGCGCTACTTGGCTTTCGGGGTTGTCGTGTGTACTTCCTTCAGATAAAACGGCTCGTAGTAGGCTACGTCCCGGAAATCCTGCCGCAGAAAAGCCTCGTAGGCCAACGCCCCGACGGCAACTGCCGAAGGCTCGACGTCAGTCAGAAAACCGGCGTTGGCAGAATCTACGAGCGGGGCAAACTTCGCCGCGCCGTTGCCAAAGAATAACAAGCGGTGGTGGGCTAATTGTTCGGCCAGCGTCTCCGAATCCAGAATCAGCGGGGCCGGGGCCAGCACTTCCCGGCCGTCGGGAGCGTACAGGGCGCTGTATACTTCCATGCGGCGGGCGTCGAGCATGGGGCACAACAGCAGATCCTCGGCCGGCGGCGTGTAGGCGGCTACCTGCCGGGCCATAGCCGGAAGCGTACCAATGGCAATCAGCGGAATGTCCAGCGCGTAGCACAATCCCTTCGCCGCCGCCCCGCCAATGCGCAGACCCGTGTAGGAGCCCGGCCCGTCGGATACAGCTACGGCGGCCAGCTCCTGCAGCGTGGTGCTGGTATTGTCCAACAGCTGCTGAATCAGCAGGCTCAAGTGCGAGGAGTGCGACTTTTCCAGCCGCAGCTCCGTTTGGCTCAGCAGCTGCCCGTCGCGGTGTAGGGCAATGGAACAAACCGGGGACGAGGTTTCAAGAGAGAGGATGAGCGTCATCAGCTTGAGAAAATTCTTGTATAAGGTTCAAGCGAGGCTGGATAAACCAAATTCCAATCGGCCAGAAAAAGAGTAGCACGAATGTACCTAGGTACTGGCTAACAGTTGGCGTTTCACGCTGTTCGATGGCAACCAAGATTGCCGCGACAAACCAATGTGCATGTACAGCCGCAAAGAGCACATACATCATTGGCAAAAACCCAGCATTGTGCGCTTTAAAGCTGCTGGTAGTAATACGGAAATCATCACTATCCATGATTGAACTGATACCTACTGCAAGAAGGAGTAGAAATACATCAACCAGAAACCAGAAAAGTGAATAGTCAAACCCACTCCCCGACTTGTAAAGGGCATTGCCCAGCAGTGCAAGCCACCCAAAAAATAGCAGCGAATTAAGCAGAACAAAAAACTCAACAACGACTGGATCTTTAACAAACCATGGTATGACATGCGTTGAGCTGAGTACTAGGAATATTTGCCAATGCTTTGCTCGGAGTAAAAAATCACCCATTTGGCTGAATACTATTAAGGAATATAAAAAAGCAGGCTCAAAACTGAGCCTGCTTTCTATTTGCAAATATACAACTCCTACTTCCCTCCCGCCGTCTTGCGGTTGGCTTCGGGCCGGGTCTTGGCTTCCGGGGTGCCGGGCTTCAGCAGGGCCGCGTAGCGCGGCGCGTCGTTGATGACCTGCATGGCCGTCAGGATGTTCGGGTCGTCGTCGAAGCTGGCCTCGATGCTGCCCTTCTGAAAGTAGTAGCGCGACACGATTTCCTGCTCCAGCAGCTCCCGGATTTCGGGCTTGAAGCGGGTCAAATCGTTGCTCTTGTTGGTCGACACCTTTTTGCGGATAGCTTCGATTTCGGCTTTCACGTCGTCGTAGTGCTTTTCCTCCTTGGCCTTCTTGGTCAGATCGGTCAGGCTTTTTTCCACGTCGGTGCTGTAGTTGATGTCCTTGCCGTTGAGGTACTGCACGAACTTCTGGTAGTCGGCATCGGAGAGCTGAAACTCGCGGGCCGAGGCAATGGTGGGGTGCTCAGACCGGTAGCGGGTGGCAAAGTCGAACAGGTAGTTTTTCTGCAGCAGCACCCGGGTGATGTCGGCAATTTCCTTTTCCTGCACCTCCACGTCGGGCGCTACGCCGCCGCCGTCGTACACGATCCGGCCGCTCTGGGTTTTGAAAGCCGTGCGCAGTGAATCCGGAAACTTGCCCAGCGTGCCGTCGTCGGCGCGGTGGGCGTAGTCGATTTCCTGAATGCAGCGGCCACTGGGAATGTAGTACTTGGCCGTCGTCACCTTCAACTGGGAGTTATAGCTCAGGGGCCGGGTCGCCTGCACGAGGCCCTTGCCGAACGTCCGCTCCCCGACCACCACGGCCCGGTCGTAGTCCTGCAACACCCCCGACACGATTTCGGAGGCCGAGGCCGAGCGGCTGCTGGTGATAATCACCACCGGAATCTGGGTGTCGAGCGGGGCGTCGAGGGCCTTGTAGGTCTTGTTCCAGTCCGACACCTTGCCTTTGGTGCTCACCACGTCCACGCCCTTCTCCACGAAGACGTTGGAAATATTTACCGCCTCGTTGAGCAGGCCGCCGGGATTGTCGCGAATATCGAACACGATTTTCTTGGCCCCCATTTCCTTGAGCTTGGTCACGGCCATGCGCACTTCCTTGCCAGCATCGACCGTAAAGCTGTTCAGCTGAAAGTAGCCGACCTCCGGAGAAAGCATGCCGTAATAGGGCACATTGTCGACCTGGATTTTGTCGCGGGTGATGTTGACCTCCATCGGCTTTTCCTGGCCGTAGCGCGTTACTTCGAGCTTGACGGTGGAGTTGGCCTGGCCTTTCAGCAGCTTGCTGATGTCGGAGTTATTCTTCTTCTCAACGTTGACGCCGTTGATGCTCAGAATCTCGTCGCCGGGCAGCAAGCCGGCTTTCTGGGCGGGGTAGCCTTCGTAGGCGCTCTGCACGATGGTCTTACCCGCGCGCTTCACCACCACCGCCCCGATGCCGCCGTACTGCCCGGTCGTCAGGGTGCGGAAGTCCTCAATGTCGTCCTCGGGAATGTAGTTGGTATACGGATCCAGCGACTTGAGCATGGCGTCGATACCGGTCTTGACCAGCTTGGCGGGCGTCACCTCGTCCACGTAGAACGTGTTTACCTCCTTGAACAGGGTGGCAAAAATGTCGAGGTTCTTGGCAATTTCGAAGTACCGCTCGTTGTCCGAAGCAGAGCGAAAGGATGCGAGCAGCGCGGCGCCTCCGAGGAGCAAGCCAGCAACGGTAGTTTTGCGCATATAAAGGACTAGAAGCGAGAAAAGTAGCCTACGAGACAGACCCGGCCGCCGGCGCGGGGGTTGCATCGGATAACAAACGCTCCAGCCCTGAAATTAATTTTTTTTCCACCAGCGCGAAAGGCTTTTTTTCCTTCCCGGTGTAGATAATGGCCATCGTGCCCACCGGGTGCCCGCCGGGCGCTTCCACCAAGCGGTACTTATTGAGCCGGTAGGCTTCGCGCATCAGGCGCTTGAGGTAGTTGCGGTCGACGGCGCGCTTGAAGCTGCGCTTGGACACGCTGACCAGCACCTGCGGCGGGGCCGAGGTGGGCGCGGGAGCCGGCAGCCACACGAGGCGCAGGGGATATAAACCAAAAGAAGAACCCCGGCCGAAAAGCTCTTCAATGAGCTTTTTGCGGCACAAGTGTTCT
This window of the Hymenobacter aquaticus genome carries:
- a CDS encoding serine hydrolase, with translation MARPFPTLRFLFLALSCLGLLALLPAGSAVPPASRQSADSPLLDSLLRSDPKLLPIIGRADDYEVQIIYTQIKRDAQNRPEFTQHNFRLNARQYFNPASLVKLPVAALALEKLNQLRQPGLTRNSPLSIGAAFRCQTAVPYQIPADSDQVNTVANYVKRMLLVSDNSAYNRLYEFLGQRPLNERLWSLGYPETRIVRRFAPCDTSANRHTNPFTFYDKSGHAIYQQPAVVNPSPLGFPLGRISKGRGYQAGGQIIYKPYDFTTANYLPLQSITDILRSVLFPSATPASQQFNLSAADYTFLRQYLHQTPHGSGFSLYTAPRFYDAYKKYLYYGRNPEAIAQGSLHIYNIVGMSHGYLADVAYFTDSAQNVEFMLSAVIYVNKDGILNDGNYEYGSIGLPFLAHLGQKVYQFERHRVQATR
- a CDS encoding APC family permease; this translates as MPEQTSAQPYKISFLTGTAIVIANMVGTGVFTSLGFQVLGIQSGFALLMLWAVGGLIALCGALCYGELAAAMPRSGGEYHYLSQIYHPALGFLSGWVSATVGFAAPTALAAMALGKYAASVWPAVPPQALSVAVVLLLTAVHAASSKAGSRLQVVVTAVKVAVLVVFIGAGWLVAAPQPIAFLPQAPDWQQLLSPAFAVSLIYVSYAYSGWNAAVYLTGEVADPQRNLPRILLAGTAVVLLLYVGLNFVFLYGTPIPRLAGQLEVGYVAASQIFGPAIGRLMGAVIAVLLVSTVSSMIFAGPRIIQVMGEDLPALRGLAVVSRNGIPVRALLLQTFLTLVFILTSTFEQVLLYAGFILSLFTFLTVLGLFVLRVRRPDLPRPYRAWGYPVTPLLFLALSGWTLVFILRDKPTESLYGLATLAVGAGVYFLGRRLRAV
- a CDS encoding DUF2480 family protein; its protein translation is MEDLINRVAQSALTSLNLEEFIHPGERVVYDIKDNLFHGLMLREKDFREFIKTHDWSQYDGKNVAIVCSADAIVPTWAYMLLASKLQNHAHRYVFGDLEALEQELFHEAIAAINAEDFRDAKVVVKGCGNIPVPTYAYVAIMQKLLPVTSSIMYGEPCSTVPLYKRPKVQA
- the tsaB gene encoding tRNA (adenosine(37)-N6)-threonylcarbamoyltransferase complex dimerization subunit type 1 TsaB, giving the protein MTLILSLETSSPVCSIALHRDGQLLSQTELRLEKSHSSHLSLLIQQLLDNTSTTLQELAAVAVSDGPGSYTGLRIGGAAAKGLCYALDIPLIAIGTLPAMARQVAAYTPPAEDLLLCPMLDARRMEVYSALYAPDGREVLAPAPLILDSETLAEQLAHHRLLFFGNGAAKFAPLVDSANAGFLTDVEPSAVAVGALAYEAFLRQDFRDVAYYEPFYLKEVHTTTPKAK
- a CDS encoding S41 family peptidase — protein: MRKTTVAGLLLGGAALLASFRSASDNERYFEIAKNLDIFATLFKEVNTFYVDEVTPAKLVKTGIDAMLKSLDPYTNYIPEDDIEDFRTLTTGQYGGIGAVVVKRAGKTIVQSAYEGYPAQKAGLLPGDEILSINGVNVEKKNNSDISKLLKGQANSTVKLEVTRYGQEKPMEVNITRDKIQVDNVPYYGMLSPEVGYFQLNSFTVDAGKEVRMAVTKLKEMGAKKIVFDIRDNPGGLLNEAVNISNVFVEKGVDVVSTKGKVSDWNKTYKALDAPLDTQIPVVIITSSRSASASEIVSGVLQDYDRAVVVGERTFGKGLVQATRPLSYNSQLKVTTAKYYIPSGRCIQEIDYAHRADDGTLGKFPDSLRTAFKTQSGRIVYDGGGVAPDVEVQEKEIADITRVLLQKNYLFDFATRYRSEHPTIASAREFQLSDADYQKFVQYLNGKDINYSTDVEKSLTDLTKKAKEEKHYDDVKAEIEAIRKKVSTNKSNDLTRFKPEIRELLEQEIVSRYYFQKGSIEASFDDDPNILTAMQVINDAPRYAALLKPGTPEAKTRPEANRKTAGGK
- a CDS encoding ribonuclease P protein component, translated to MPGARSYSFPKEEHLCRKKLIEELFGRGSSFGLYPLRLVWLPAPAPTSAPPQVLVSVSKRSFKRAVDRNYLKRLMREAYRLNKYRLVEAPGGHPVGTMAIIYTGKEKKPFALVEKKLISGLERLLSDATPAPAAGSVS